One genomic region from Actinocatenispora thailandica encodes:
- a CDS encoding cobyrinate a,c-diamide synthase — protein sequence MPAVPRLVITAPSSGHGKTAVSVGLIAALAARGLTMAGFKIGPDHVDSGYLGLAAGRVGRNLDPRMVGGDLLPGLFLHGARDADVAIVEGTMGLYDGLSGRAGEENTAQVAGMLRAPVVLVVDAAAMGQSAAALVHGFRAYDDQLWLGGVILTRVSSDRHEEILRSALGEIGVPVLGVLRRHDFSQLPPRTYGMVPVVDGAVDAVRAVRRLGERMLARLDLERLLALARSAPPLSVDAWGPESALGAAAESAAPVSPAAVGYATERLPAAGERPIVAVAGSDPFSFAYPETGELLAAAGAEVVPFDPVRDERLPAGTRGLVFGGGFPEAFADELSANRRLRDDVVALAREDGPIYAENAGLLWLVKEHDGREMCGMFDASAQTTNLLVLGYRDAVARASSSVVKVGARVVGHKHHRATVTPRAGDNAAWQWNGGRPEGFIWRKVHASFLTVHWAGHPEMAARFVAAIG from the coding sequence ATGCCCGCCGTTCCCCGCCTTGTGATCACCGCGCCCTCGTCCGGGCACGGCAAGACCGCCGTCTCCGTCGGCCTGATCGCCGCGCTGGCGGCACGCGGTCTGACCATGGCCGGGTTCAAGATCGGCCCGGATCATGTCGATTCCGGTTATCTCGGTCTGGCGGCGGGTCGGGTCGGCCGCAACCTGGATCCACGGATGGTCGGCGGCGACCTGCTGCCCGGCCTGTTCCTGCACGGCGCCCGGGACGCCGACGTGGCCATCGTGGAGGGCACCATGGGCCTCTACGACGGGTTGTCCGGGCGGGCCGGGGAGGAGAACACCGCCCAGGTGGCGGGCATGCTGCGGGCGCCGGTGGTGCTGGTGGTGGACGCCGCGGCGATGGGGCAGTCGGCGGCCGCGCTGGTGCACGGCTTCCGGGCGTACGACGACCAGTTGTGGCTCGGCGGGGTGATCCTGACCCGGGTCTCCTCCGACCGGCACGAGGAGATCCTGCGTTCCGCGCTCGGCGAGATCGGCGTCCCGGTGCTGGGGGTGCTGCGCCGGCACGATTTCAGCCAGTTGCCGCCCCGGACGTACGGGATGGTGCCGGTGGTGGACGGCGCGGTCGACGCGGTGCGCGCGGTGCGCCGGCTGGGGGAGCGGATGCTGGCCCGGCTCGATCTGGAGCGGCTGCTCGCGCTGGCCCGGTCGGCGCCGCCGCTGTCGGTGGATGCCTGGGGGCCGGAGTCGGCGCTGGGCGCCGCGGCCGAGTCGGCGGCGCCGGTCTCGCCGGCCGCGGTGGGCTACGCCACCGAGCGGCTGCCGGCCGCCGGTGAACGGCCGATCGTCGCGGTGGCCGGCTCGGATCCGTTCAGCTTCGCCTACCCGGAGACCGGGGAGTTGCTGGCCGCCGCGGGCGCCGAGGTGGTGCCGTTCGACCCGGTGCGCGACGAGCGGCTGCCCGCGGGTACCCGTGGCCTGGTGTTCGGTGGTGGATTCCCGGAGGCGTTCGCCGACGAGCTGTCCGCGAACCGGCGGTTGCGCGACGACGTGGTCGCGTTGGCGCGGGAGGACGGCCCGATCTACGCCGAGAACGCCGGTCTGCTCTGGTTGGTCAAGGAGCACGACGGCCGCGAGATGTGCGGCATGTTCGATGCGTCCGCACAGACCACGAACCTGTTGGTGCTGGGCTACCGGGATGCGGTGGCGCGGGCGTCGAGTTCGGTGGTGAAGGTCGGTGCGCGGGTGGTCGGGCACAAACACCACCGCGCCACGGTGACGCCGCGAGCCGGGGACAACGCCGCCTGGCAGTGGAACGGCGGTCGGCCGGAGGGCTTCATCTGGCGCAAGGTGCACGCCTCGTTCCTGACCGTACACTGGGCCGGCCATCCCGAGATGGCCGCGCGGTTCGTCGCGGCCATCGGCTGA
- the thpD gene encoding ectoine hydroxylase: MTTTVTLPTTVPDEYPTRKRPTPSLIFRRDPVVWSTGAAGPIDTQTLEEYDKNGYLSVDQLLTEAEVETYSAELDRLASDPAVRADERTVVEKTSNEVRSIFEVHKISDLVAKLVADERVVGRARQILGSDVYVHQSRINYKPGFGGAGFYWHSDFETWHAEDGMPAMRACSISIALTENFAQNGCLMIMPGSHRTFVSCVGETPAEHYKQSLKEQEIGTPDQDSLKLLANKHGIEQFTGPAGSATIFDCNCMHGSNGNITPWPRSNIFVVFNSVENTTVEPFAAPSARPPFIASRDFTPVG; this comes from the coding sequence ATGACCACGACCGTGACCCTGCCGACGACGGTGCCCGACGAGTACCCGACGCGCAAGCGCCCCACGCCGAGCCTGATCTTCCGCCGTGACCCGGTGGTGTGGTCGACCGGTGCGGCCGGGCCGATCGACACGCAGACCCTGGAGGAGTACGACAAGAACGGCTACCTCAGCGTCGACCAGCTGCTCACCGAAGCCGAGGTGGAGACCTACTCGGCCGAGCTGGACCGGCTCGCGAGTGACCCGGCGGTCCGGGCGGACGAGCGCACCGTCGTGGAGAAGACGTCCAACGAGGTGCGCTCGATCTTCGAGGTGCACAAGATCTCGGACCTGGTGGCGAAACTCGTCGCGGACGAGCGGGTCGTCGGCCGGGCGAGACAGATCCTCGGCTCCGACGTGTACGTGCACCAGAGTCGGATCAACTACAAGCCCGGGTTCGGTGGCGCCGGCTTCTACTGGCACTCCGACTTCGAGACCTGGCACGCCGAGGACGGCATGCCGGCGATGCGCGCGTGCAGCATCTCCATCGCGCTGACGGAGAACTTCGCGCAGAACGGCTGCCTGATGATCATGCCGGGCTCGCACCGCACGTTCGTCTCCTGCGTCGGCGAGACACCCGCCGAGCACTACAAGCAGTCGCTGAAGGAACAGGAGATCGGCACTCCCGACCAGGACAGCCTGAAGCTGCTCGCGAACAAGCACGGCATCGAGCAGTTCACCGGTCCGGCCGGGTCGGCGACGATCTTCGACTGCAACTGCATGCACGGCTCCAACGGCAACATCACGCCGTGGCCGCGGTCGAACATCTTCGTGGTGTTCAACAGCGTGGAGAACACCACGGTGGAGCCGTTCGCGGCGCCGTCGGCGCGCCCGCCGTTCATCGCCAGCCGGGACTTCACCCCGGTCGGCTGA
- a CDS encoding GNAT family N-acetyltransferase, protein MTAQTVSAARFPELTVVTPRLLVRPLTGADTAEVTAVFADRQTRRWMALPSPYTDADAKMWCTWMAAERRTRGDGDHYGIVQRDDDRLVGLLWTKRTDWGTRSTEISYAVAPDARGFGYTAEAADALAVDLILEHRFQRVEVRVAAGNVASRRVAEKAGFVYEGLLRNAGVVESGRVDLSVWSLVPADLRGEPHAAG, encoded by the coding sequence ATGACCGCGCAGACAGTTTCGGCTGCCCGCTTCCCGGAGCTGACGGTGGTGACGCCTCGGCTGCTGGTGCGACCGCTGACCGGTGCGGACACGGCCGAGGTGACCGCCGTGTTCGCCGATCGGCAGACCCGGCGGTGGATGGCGCTCCCCTCGCCGTACACGGATGCCGACGCGAAGATGTGGTGCACCTGGATGGCTGCCGAGCGGCGTACCCGCGGCGACGGCGACCACTACGGCATCGTGCAGCGCGACGACGACCGGCTGGTCGGCCTGCTGTGGACCAAGCGCACCGACTGGGGCACCCGCAGCACCGAGATCTCGTACGCGGTGGCGCCCGACGCGCGCGGATTCGGCTACACCGCGGAGGCCGCCGACGCGCTCGCCGTCGACCTGATCCTGGAGCACCGGTTCCAGCGGGTCGAGGTGCGCGTCGCGGCCGGCAACGTGGCCTCCCGGCGGGTGGCGGAGAAGGCCGGCTTCGTCTACGAGGGACTGCTGCGCAACGCCGGGGTGGTCGAGTCGGGCCGGGTCGATCTGAGCGTCTGGTCGCTGGTGCCGGCAGATCTGCGCGGCGAACCGCACGCCGCCGGCTGA
- the cobC gene encoding Rv2231c family pyridoxal phosphate-dependent protein CobC yields MSDGGGFVTASSDEAPITGSGGPAAGCPVRSLAAGDVDLSHHGDTELAPGLVDLAVNVRHDPGPGWLTEPVRAALDDLARYPDPAPARGAVAARHGRSAPEALLTAGAAEAFVLLARALPVRRAVLVHPQFTEPEAALRAAGHRVDRVILPPPFVLAPELVPADADLVVIGNPTNPTSVLHPADTIAGLCRPGRVVVVDEAFADTVPGEPESLAGRRDLPGLVVIRSFTKTWGLAGLRIGYLLGAPDLVARCAAAQPLWPVSSPALAAALALAQPRAVAAERRIAEQLDADRRYLVGRLAAVGLPVVGVPRSRFVLVHRPGADRLRAALRTAGYAVRRGDTFPGLGADWLRVTVRDPGTTDRFVAALVALGGAR; encoded by the coding sequence ATGTCGGACGGTGGTGGCTTCGTCACCGCATCATCGGATGAAGCGCCCATCACGGGATCGGGTGGGCCTGCCGCCGGATGTCCGGTGCGGAGCCTAGCCGCCGGCGACGTCGATCTGAGTCATCATGGCGACACCGAACTGGCGCCCGGGCTCGTGGATCTTGCGGTGAACGTCCGGCACGACCCGGGGCCCGGCTGGCTCACCGAGCCGGTCCGGGCCGCGCTCGACGACCTCGCGCGCTACCCCGATCCGGCACCGGCGCGCGGCGCGGTAGCCGCCCGGCACGGCCGCTCGGCGCCCGAGGCACTGCTCACCGCCGGTGCCGCGGAGGCGTTCGTGCTGCTGGCGCGGGCGCTGCCGGTGCGCCGGGCGGTGCTGGTGCATCCGCAGTTCACCGAGCCGGAGGCGGCGCTGCGGGCGGCCGGGCACCGGGTCGACCGGGTGATCCTGCCGCCGCCGTTCGTGCTGGCGCCCGAGCTGGTGCCGGCCGACGCCGACCTGGTCGTGATCGGCAACCCGACCAACCCGACGTCGGTGCTGCACCCGGCGGACACGATCGCCGGGCTGTGCCGGCCCGGCCGGGTCGTCGTCGTGGACGAGGCGTTCGCGGACACCGTGCCCGGTGAACCGGAGTCGCTGGCCGGCCGGCGGGACCTGCCCGGCCTGGTGGTGATCCGCAGTTTCACCAAGACCTGGGGGCTCGCCGGGCTGCGCATCGGGTACCTGCTGGGCGCACCGGACCTGGTCGCCCGGTGCGCCGCCGCGCAGCCGCTGTGGCCGGTCTCGTCGCCGGCGCTGGCCGCCGCCCTGGCTCTGGCGCAGCCCCGCGCGGTGGCCGCGGAACGGCGCATCGCCGAGCAGCTCGATGCCGACCGGCGGTACCTGGTGGGCCGGCTCGCCGCCGTGGGACTGCCCGTGGTCGGCGTACCGAGGTCACGCTTCGTGTTGGTGCATCGGCCGGGCGCGGACCGGTTGCGCGCCGCGTTGCGGACCGCCGGGTACGCGGTGCGGCGCGGCGACACCTTCCCCGGGCTGGGTGCCGACTGGCTGCGCGTCACGGTCCGGGACCCGGGCACGACCGACCGGTTCGTCGCGGCGCTGGTGGCGCTCGGCGGTGCCCGGTGA
- a CDS encoding SURF1 family protein: MLRTPRWVLFGLLAVALAVVMVFLGVWQLHRYQLRSSINDRIDRHAAAAPVAGTDRILPAGRSPSDADEYLRVRLTGRYDPAHQMLARVRTVNGNVGYEILTPLRRSDGTAVLIDRGWLPPADPDGAADPVVPTAPSGQVTVIGQVRLPESGGSGPTRRNGHVEVRRIDPRLLASAVPYPIAGGYVTATAQTPALSDRFVQIPIDHQNAAMNLSYILQWWLFSGMALVGFGLLIRWEARKRAGLSAPGDGRRGARSAGSSPGRGSRLPEDDENDADSPARTAVPDRSSRLPEDHPGTR, from the coding sequence GTGCTCCGCACGCCCCGCTGGGTGCTGTTCGGGCTGCTCGCGGTCGCGCTCGCGGTGGTCATGGTCTTCCTCGGCGTCTGGCAGCTGCACCGCTACCAGCTGCGCAGCAGCATCAACGACCGGATCGACCGGCACGCCGCCGCGGCACCGGTCGCCGGGACCGACCGGATCCTGCCAGCCGGGCGCAGCCCGTCGGACGCCGACGAGTACCTGCGCGTCCGGCTCACCGGCCGGTACGACCCGGCCCACCAGATGCTCGCCCGGGTCCGCACCGTCAACGGCAACGTCGGATACGAGATCCTCACCCCGCTCCGGCGCTCCGACGGCACCGCCGTGCTGATCGACCGCGGCTGGCTGCCGCCGGCCGACCCGGACGGCGCAGCCGATCCGGTGGTGCCGACCGCGCCGAGCGGCCAGGTCACCGTGATCGGCCAGGTACGGCTGCCGGAGAGCGGTGGCAGCGGCCCGACCCGACGCAACGGGCACGTGGAGGTGCGCCGGATCGACCCGCGGCTGCTCGCCTCCGCGGTGCCCTACCCGATCGCCGGCGGCTACGTGACCGCCACCGCGCAGACCCCGGCACTGTCCGACCGGTTCGTCCAGATACCGATCGACCACCAGAACGCCGCCATGAACCTGTCCTACATCCTGCAGTGGTGGTTGTTCTCCGGCATGGCGCTGGTCGGTTTCGGGCTGCTGATCCGCTGGGAGGCGCGCAAACGGGCCGGGCTGTCGGCACCCGGCGACGGGCGGCGCGGTGCACGGTCGGCGGGGTCGTCGCCGGGGCGCGGTTCGCGGCTGCCCGAGGACGACGAGAACGACGCCGACTCTCCGGCACGCACGGCGGTGCCCGACCGGTCGTCCCGGTTGCCCGAGGACCATCCCGGCACCCGTTGA
- the ectA gene encoding diaminobutyrate acetyltransferase — MTGQPQDSPTASVESMTDDRGGSVVFRAPTVADGSRLWRMAADSGTLDVNSEYSYLLWCRDFAATSVVGCDGDSVTSFVTGYVRPDAPDTLFVWQVAVDATYRRRGLAVRALDALVDRVARTQSVVFLEATVTPDNVPSARLFAGFARARGASLTKQSLFTEEHFSGGPHNEEVLFRIGPLPR, encoded by the coding sequence ATGACCGGGCAACCGCAGGATTCGCCAACCGCGAGCGTCGAGTCGATGACCGACGACCGCGGCGGCTCGGTCGTCTTTCGGGCCCCGACGGTTGCCGACGGGTCCCGACTGTGGCGGATGGCGGCCGATTCCGGCACGCTCGACGTCAACTCCGAATACAGCTATCTGCTGTGGTGTCGCGATTTCGCGGCCACCTCGGTGGTGGGCTGTGACGGTGACTCGGTGACCTCGTTCGTCACCGGGTACGTGCGCCCCGACGCGCCGGACACGCTGTTTGTCTGGCAGGTGGCGGTCGACGCCACATACCGGCGGCGTGGATTGGCCGTGCGCGCGCTGGACGCGCTGGTCGATCGGGTTGCGAGGACGCAGTCCGTGGTCTTCCTGGAGGCCACGGTGACACCAGACAACGTGCCCTCGGCGCGTCTGTTCGCGGGCTTCGCCCGCGCTCGCGGTGCCTCGCTCACCAAACAATCCCTGTTTACCGAAGAGCATTTCAGTGGTGGCCCGCACAACGAGGAGGTGCTGTTCCGAATCGGTCCGCTGCCACGCTGA
- the cobA gene encoding uroporphyrinogen-III C-methyltransferase: MTGPYPLGLRLAGRPVLVVGGGAVAQRRIPALLAAGAVVMLVAPAATPALDERATLGEITWQQRKFEPSDVDGQWLVLAATDDPAVNATVSAAAESVRVFCVRADDAAAATAWTPTVTGADDLTVAVWGGGDPRRSVRLREAIAAGLADGSLDAPRFRAPETAPAGRLVPAAPRPVPGVALVGAGPGDPELITVRGRRLLSRADVVVVDRLAPQLLLDGLRSDVEVIDAAKIPHGRQLAQESINAVLVERALAGRFVVRLKGGDPFVFGRGGEEAAACLAAGVPVTVVPGVSSAIAVPGLAGIPVTHRGITHELVVCSGHVPPDHPDSLVDWPALARLRGTVVLLMAVGNLAAIADRLIQLGRAADTLAAVVERGGTPEQRTVRGTLSTIAAAAERERVGAPAVVVIGAVVAAIAAG; the protein is encoded by the coding sequence GTGACCGGGCCGTACCCGCTGGGGTTGCGGCTGGCCGGCCGGCCGGTGCTGGTGGTCGGTGGCGGTGCGGTCGCGCAGCGGCGGATACCCGCGCTGCTCGCCGCCGGCGCGGTCGTCATGCTCGTCGCACCGGCCGCCACCCCGGCCCTGGACGAGCGCGCCACGCTGGGCGAGATCACCTGGCAGCAAAGGAAGTTCGAACCGTCCGATGTGGACGGTCAGTGGCTGGTACTGGCGGCCACCGACGACCCCGCCGTGAACGCCACGGTGTCCGCCGCGGCCGAGTCGGTACGGGTGTTCTGCGTCCGGGCCGACGACGCCGCCGCGGCCACCGCCTGGACGCCGACGGTCACCGGTGCCGACGATCTGACCGTCGCGGTCTGGGGTGGCGGTGACCCGCGCCGGTCGGTCCGGCTGCGCGAGGCGATCGCCGCCGGACTGGCCGACGGCAGCCTCGACGCGCCCCGGTTCCGGGCGCCGGAAACGGCGCCCGCCGGCCGACTGGTACCGGCGGCGCCGCGCCCGGTTCCCGGCGTCGCGCTCGTCGGTGCCGGGCCGGGCGATCCGGAGCTGATCACTGTACGTGGTCGCCGGTTGTTGTCCCGCGCCGATGTCGTGGTGGTCGACCGGCTGGCGCCGCAGTTGCTGCTGGACGGGCTGCGCAGCGACGTCGAGGTGATCGACGCGGCGAAGATCCCGCACGGCCGTCAGCTCGCCCAGGAGTCGATCAACGCGGTCCTGGTGGAGCGGGCACTGGCCGGCCGGTTCGTGGTGCGGCTCAAGGGCGGCGATCCGTTCGTGTTCGGGCGTGGCGGGGAGGAAGCGGCGGCCTGCCTGGCCGCCGGCGTTCCGGTGACCGTGGTCCCCGGGGTGTCCAGCGCGATCGCGGTACCCGGGCTGGCCGGCATTCCGGTCACCCACCGTGGGATCACCCACGAGCTGGTGGTGTGCTCCGGGCACGTCCCGCCGGACCACCCGGACTCGTTGGTGGACTGGCCGGCGCTGGCCCGGTTGCGCGGCACCGTGGTCTTGCTGATGGCGGTGGGGAACCTGGCCGCGATCGCGGACCGCCTGATCCAGCTCGGGCGCGCCGCGGACACGCTGGCTGCCGTGGTGGAACGGGGTGGCACGCCGGAACAGCGGACGGTGCGCGGGACGCTGTCGACGATCGCCGCGGCGGCGGAGCGGGAGCGCGTCGGCGCGCCGGCGGTGGTGGTGATCGGTGCGGTGGTCGCCGCGATCGCGGCGGGCTGA
- a CDS encoding ectoine synthase, translating into MIVRSLADITETDRDVKAATWRSKRLVLAKEKVGFSLHETVMYAGTETHMWYANHIEAVLCIDGEAELTNAETGEKHHIVPGTMYLLDGHEHHIMRPITDIRTICVFNPPVTGREVHDDNGVYPLIVEEETTQEVSA; encoded by the coding sequence ATGATCGTTCGTTCACTTGCCGACATCACCGAGACCGACCGCGACGTCAAGGCAGCGACCTGGCGCAGCAAGCGGTTGGTGCTGGCGAAGGAGAAGGTCGGCTTCTCGCTGCACGAGACGGTGATGTATGCCGGCACCGAAACGCACATGTGGTACGCGAACCACATCGAGGCGGTGCTGTGCATCGACGGCGAGGCCGAGCTGACCAACGCCGAGACCGGCGAGAAGCACCACATCGTGCCCGGCACCATGTACCTGCTCGACGGGCACGAGCACCACATCATGCGCCCGATCACCGACATCCGCACGATCTGCGTGTTCAACCCACCGGTGACCGGCCGTGAGGTGCACGACGACAACGGTGTCTATCCGCTGATCGTCGAGGAAGAGACCACCCAGGAGGTGTCCGCATGA
- the ectB gene encoding diaminobutyrate--2-oxoglutarate transaminase, translating to MNLFADLESEVRSYCRTWPVVFDRAIGSRMYDENGRAYIDFFAGAGALNYGHNQPELKRALLAYLERDGVTHGLDMHTTAKRDLLAALREHVLAPRGLDYKVQFPGPTGTNAVEAALKLARKVTGRESIISFTHGFHGMTLGSLSVTGNAMKRGGAGIPLVHATPMPFDNYLDGQVPDFLWFERLLADSGSGLNAPAAVIVETVQGEGGINVARPEWLRALADLCKRHDILLIIDDVQMGCGRTGPFFSFEVAGIEPDMVCLSKSIGGYGLPLALVLLRPELDVWSPGEHNGTFRGNNPAFVTATRALELFWTDDLLPAQTATKGEVVESALNAIASKHAELDIAVRGRGLAWGLAFADADVAAKVVTGAFDRGLLIETAGAEGEVAKLMPALTIGHDELGEGLEILADAVADAAH from the coding sequence ATGAATCTCTTCGCCGATCTCGAATCCGAAGTCCGCAGCTACTGCCGGACCTGGCCGGTTGTTTTCGACCGCGCCATCGGTAGTCGAATGTACGACGAGAACGGTCGCGCCTACATTGATTTCTTCGCAGGTGCAGGCGCACTGAACTATGGCCACAACCAACCCGAGCTGAAACGCGCGCTGCTCGCGTACCTCGAACGCGACGGCGTCACGCACGGGCTGGACATGCACACGACCGCCAAGCGCGACCTGCTGGCGGCGCTGCGCGAGCACGTGTTGGCCCCGCGGGGCCTGGACTACAAGGTCCAGTTCCCCGGACCGACCGGTACCAATGCCGTCGAGGCGGCATTGAAGCTGGCCCGCAAGGTGACCGGACGAGAGTCGATCATCAGCTTCACGCACGGGTTCCACGGGATGACCCTCGGCTCGCTGTCGGTCACCGGCAATGCGATGAAACGCGGCGGTGCCGGCATTCCGCTGGTGCACGCGACGCCGATGCCGTTCGACAACTACCTGGACGGCCAGGTGCCGGACTTCCTGTGGTTCGAGCGGCTGCTGGCCGATTCGGGCAGCGGGCTGAACGCGCCGGCCGCGGTCATCGTCGAGACCGTGCAGGGCGAGGGCGGCATCAACGTGGCCCGGCCGGAATGGCTGCGCGCGCTGGCCGACCTGTGCAAACGGCACGACATCCTGCTCATCATCGACGACGTGCAGATGGGCTGCGGCCGAACCGGGCCGTTCTTCAGCTTCGAGGTGGCCGGCATCGAGCCGGACATGGTGTGCCTGTCCAAGTCGATCGGCGGGTACGGGCTGCCGCTCGCGCTGGTGCTGCTGCGTCCGGAACTGGACGTGTGGTCGCCGGGTGAGCACAACGGCACGTTCCGGGGCAACAATCCGGCGTTCGTGACCGCGACCCGCGCCCTCGAACTGTTCTGGACCGACGACCTGCTGCCGGCCCAGACGGCGACGAAGGGTGAGGTGGTCGAGTCGGCGCTGAACGCCATCGCGTCGAAGCACGCCGAACTCGACATCGCGGTACGCGGGCGGGGACTCGCCTGGGGCCTCGCCTTCGCCGACGCGGACGTCGCGGCGAAGGTGGTGACCGGTGCCTTCGACCGCGGCCTGCTCATCGAGACCGCCGGGGCGGAGGGCGAGGTCGCCAAGCTGATGCCCGCGCTCACGATCGGCCACGACGAACTGGGTGAGGGACTCGAGATCCTCGCCGACGCGGTCGCCGACGCCGCACACTGA